Part of the Trichocoleus sp. genome, GATCAGGCTTCTTAAGTTCAGTCTCATCGTTTTTAGGTCTTCCGGGCTTTCCTGAGAACCAAATCCGACGAGACGCTCGAGCTATTAATGCACTCTATGAGGATGTCCTTGAGCAGCAGGTTGCAAGTGATCCAACGATTCGTACCCCTGACTTACCCAACCCGTTTGTCGGCTCTTATCTAACAACAGGGCTATCGATTTCTGAAGAACCTATCCCTCCGGCACCCCCATCTGTAATTTTGCAGCAGCCTAACGTCGTTGCCCCTGTCCCCACTGCACCCACTGCGCCTGCAAGACCTGTTCCGGCTCTGTGGTAGAAACGGAGACAAGCAGAATCCCTGACGGTTTAACTTGCTTGGGCTGAACCCTTAACCCCTGCTCCCCAGCCTCTCCTCAGCAACAGCGAATTTGTGACAACGCTGACTGAGCTAAATGCCATAAACGCTCCGGCGGCAGCAGGACTGAGGGCAATTCCCATACTGGGGAGGAGGAATCCGGCAGCAACCGGAATACCAAAGGCATTGTAGATGAACGCCCAAAAGAGATTTTGGCGGATTTTGTTGAAGGTAGCGCGGCTGAGGCGGATCGCTTCTACGACATCACCAAGCCGATCGCGCATCAAAACAATGCCTGCCGTTTCCATTGCCACATCAGTTCCCGAATAAAGGGCAATGCCGACATCCGCTTGAGCCAGCGCAGGCGCATCATTAATGCCGTCACCAATCATCGCGACCTGCTTTCCTTGCTGCTGGAGTTGGGCGATCGTGCTGGCTTTTTCGTCTGGACGGACATTTGCGAGAACGTTCTGTGCAGCTAAGCCGAGGGTCTGGGCGATCGATTGGGCAGCGGCAGGCTGATCTCCAGTTAACAGCATCACCCGTAATCCCATTTGCTGGAGGCGATCGACGGTGGTTTTGGCATCAGAACGGAGCGTATCTTGAGCCGCAATGAGTCCAGCGAGTTGCCCGTTTTGCCCTACATAAACGATTGATTTTCCTGCCGCTGCCAGGCTCTGTGCTTGGGTTTGAACTACTTCCTCGATCGCAATGCCAAATCGATCGAGCCAGCTTTGACTACCAACAACGACCTGCTGACCAGCAATTTGTGCTCTAGCGCCTAATCCTGATTCAGTGTAGAAATCCTTTGCTGCCAGGATCGGTAATTCCTGCTGTTGTGCTTGCTGTTGGATTGCTGTCGCTAAGGGATGTTGTGTACCACTCTCAACTGTTGCTGCAAGCTGAAGCAGTTCAGCGGATGAAAGGGCTGACAGGAAAGATAGACAGTCTGTGATGGTGGGATGCCCGATCGTCAGCGTTCCTGTTTTATCAAAGACGATCGTTTGCAGTTGATGCACTTTCTCTAAGATATCGCCGCCACGAATTAGCAAACCCCGCTCTGCCCCAATTCCTGAACCCACCAGAATGGCAGTCGGCGTTGCCAAGCCCAGTGCACAAGGACAAGCAATCACCAGGACAGCAATTGCCAGCTTGAGGCTGAGGAGGAGAGGGGAGGGCTGCGGGAGAACAGATGAATGATTGTGCATCAGGGCATGTTCTGCGCCGATCGCCCAGTGCCCCATGTGAGCCAGCTGATCTGCCCAGAGATTTGTCCCAATGAAGTACCAGAACAAGAAAGTGAGCGTGGCGATCGTCATGACGCCATAAGTAAAGTATCCAGCAACGGTGTCTGCGAGCCCTTGAATGGGAGCTTTGCGGGTTTGGGCAGTTTCGACGAGCTGAATGATCTGCGCTAGGGTCGTGTCTTTTCCAGTACGAGTCGCTTTAAGGGCAATCACTCCAGAGAGGTTCAGAGTTCCGGCAGCAACCAGATCACCGGGCTGTTTTTCAACAGGAATGGCTTCTCCGGTTAACATTGCTTCGTTAATGGTGGTCTGTCCGGCAACCACTTCGCCATCCACCGGGATCTTCTCGCCGGGGAGGACTTGCAGCCATTCGCCTACTTTCACTTGGCTGGCAGGAATTTCTGCGGCTGTGGCAGGGTCAGGGGTAGGAGATTGAGGATTGATGGGAATTAGACGGGCGATCGTGGGTTGGAGGGCGATCAGTGATTGGAGTGCAGCAGCGGCTTTGCTTCTCGCTTGCTGTTCCAGGGTACGACCAAGCAGAATGAAGCCGACCAGCATCACAGGCTCATCGAAGAAGCATTCCCATCCCAGGTTTGGAAACAGGAGGGCGATCAGGCTGGCAGTATAGGCAGTCAGGGTTCCCAGCCCGACGAGCGTATTCATATTGGGAGCATTGCGCCGCAGACCCCGCCAACCTTCTGTAATGATCGATCGCCCCGGAAACAAAAGAGCCAGCGTTGCTAAACCCCAGTGAAACCAGATGTTGCTCAGCCCCGGTAAGCTGACCCAGCCAAATTGATGCAAATGCCCAATTGCAGACAGGGCAACCAGGAGAATGGCGATCGTGGCACGACGAATTTGCTGGCGCGTTTCTTGCTGCTGTCGTTCTGCCGGACTTTGCCCTGGTTTGTTTTCTGAGGCATCATCGCTGTAGCGCAAGGAACTGGGAAAGCCTGCCTCGGTCAGTTTTGCGGTCAAGTTTTTCGGATCAACCTGACCCGATTCGCACTCAACCAGCGCCACCTCAGTCACTAAATTGACGATCGCCCCCATGACACCGGGCTGTTGCTTCAACTCGTTTTCAACGGCTCTGACACACCCGGCACACTTCATGCCACCCACATCCAGGGTGAAGGTTTCCAGGCTTGGCTCAGATAGCTCAGATGTGATTGGGGGTTTCTCTGGGATAAGCTGCATAAACTTTGGCAATCGAAGGGACACATATTTCGCAGTGCCTTCTTAGAGGGTAGCGAAGTCCTCTACCGTTGCCTAGCAGCGATCGAATGATTTTAAGTTTGGCTAGATGATTTATGGCTTTGAATGATTGGAGCCTATGGTTGGAGATCGATCGCGCAGATACAAATAACCGACATAGATTAGAGCCAGAATTTGGAGGGGAATGATGGCAACATAGCCACGAATAAACAGGCTGATATCCATTTGAGAGAGGGTCGCAAAATAACCACCGCTGACAACAGCGAACAAAGCAGGAACAACCAGTTTTTTAGGCTTAAGCATGAGGGATGATTCTTCGTGGATTTGAAGGGATTGTTCTCAAAATAAAAGCTGACCAAGTGGCGATCGAACCATTGCCGGATAAAGCTCGCCAGACTGCGCCAGAAAATAGAGCCGAATTGCGTAATATCCCAGGAAGAGCAAAAGGGTTGAGATCTGGAGGCGGCGGTTCTGAATGAGTTGGATATAAATGGTATGAATTCGTCGCTGCAATCGTAGCTCTAATGCTAAGTGTATTGCTGCAACCACAAAAAACAGAAATACTAGCGGACTAAATAAATGATAGGCAACTGCTTGATGAAGATCACCGCGAGCAATTGCCATGAACGATCGAGTCATGCCGCAGGTGGGGCAGGGAATTCCGGTGAGATGGCGAATCGGACAGCCTAAAAAAGGGACTTGGTAGCCCTGGTTGTAGAGAAAAGCACCGACGATCGGTGTAGTGGTTGCCCCTAAAAATCCCCAACGAATTCGGCGAGCCGCTGCGGATAGCTGAACCTTAGATTGGAAAAACACAGAAGCAGATTTGCCAATGAAGGCAGTTTAAAACCAGCCCTTTTTGGTCGTAACGTACGTGCCAACAAACTCTTCGTCTGATTTGGAGAGATACATGATCCCTTCCACTAAACCAATAATGCCCATAATGGGGCTACCAATGCCGCAAGTTAGCAGTGTCACCAACAGCATAATAACGCCTTCCGTGGTGTAGCCCAAAATGAACTTGTGGACACCGAGGCAGCCTAATAGAATACCGCAGATTCCGGCAGCTAATTTCTTTTCGGCTCCGGGAATGGTGCTAGGACTTGTCATAAGGAGAACTCCTGTAGGATTGGCGTGAATTGAACTA contains:
- a CDS encoding heavy metal translocating P-type ATPase, which codes for MQLIPEKPPITSELSEPSLETFTLDVGGMKCAGCVRAVENELKQQPGVMGAIVNLVTEVALVECESGQVDPKNLTAKLTEAGFPSSLRYSDDASENKPGQSPAERQQQETRQQIRRATIAILLVALSAIGHLHQFGWVSLPGLSNIWFHWGLATLALLFPGRSIITEGWRGLRRNAPNMNTLVGLGTLTAYTASLIALLFPNLGWECFFDEPVMLVGFILLGRTLEQQARSKAAAALQSLIALQPTIARLIPINPQSPTPDPATAAEIPASQVKVGEWLQVLPGEKIPVDGEVVAGQTTINEAMLTGEAIPVEKQPGDLVAAGTLNLSGVIALKATRTGKDTTLAQIIQLVETAQTRKAPIQGLADTVAGYFTYGVMTIATLTFLFWYFIGTNLWADQLAHMGHWAIGAEHALMHNHSSVLPQPSPLLLSLKLAIAVLVIACPCALGLATPTAILVGSGIGAERGLLIRGGDILEKVHQLQTIVFDKTGTLTIGHPTITDCLSFLSALSSAELLQLAATVESGTQHPLATAIQQQAQQQELPILAAKDFYTESGLGARAQIAGQQVVVGSQSWLDRFGIAIEEVVQTQAQSLAAAGKSIVYVGQNGQLAGLIAAQDTLRSDAKTTVDRLQQMGLRVMLLTGDQPAAAQSIAQTLGLAAQNVLANVRPDEKASTIAQLQQQGKQVAMIGDGINDAPALAQADVGIALYSGTDVAMETAGIVLMRDRLGDVVEAIRLSRATFNKIRQNLFWAFIYNAFGIPVAAGFLLPSMGIALSPAAAGAFMAFSSVSVVTNSLLLRRGWGAGVKGSAQAS
- a CDS encoding DUF2752 domain-containing protein, which produces MFFQSKVQLSAAARRIRWGFLGATTTPIVGAFLYNQGYQVPFLGCPIRHLTGIPCPTCGMTRSFMAIARGDLHQAVAYHLFSPLVFLFFVVAAIHLALELRLQRRIHTIYIQLIQNRRLQISTLLLFLGYYAIRLYFLAQSGELYPAMVRSPLGQLLF
- a CDS encoding TM2 domain-containing protein; this encodes MTSPSTIPGAEKKLAAGICGILLGCLGVHKFILGYTTEGVIMLLVTLLTCGIGSPIMGIIGLVEGIMYLSKSDEEFVGTYVTTKKGWF